In Eleutherodactylus coqui strain aEleCoq1 chromosome 4, aEleCoq1.hap1, whole genome shotgun sequence, the following are encoded in one genomic region:
- the LOC136624944 gene encoding M-phase inducer phosphatase 1-B-like — protein sequence MYSALDEEVLQGPGGSDSSLDEVLSFSPDLGLSPVTCLSGNMGHLYCEDSLRRKLKLSPDSQQSSPTETPSSLQQTAMGTAALAEFPSELTPVLKPRVCNTSDSSFQSIPYRPKKASKKVNAREHENVRRKDTRKKKSRLKLLDLFQSPELVTGRQGQRPEKETHGEGARESNQARNTECAESKRASMDDISPTFNEAGDESDDLIGDFSKPYGLPVERGTHQDLKYITCNTMAHLLGGAYREAVQTYHLVDCRYPYEYAGGHIKGAQNLYREDQITEYFLNSPSLSPGRGVVVFHCEFSSERAPKLCRILRNLDRKANLYPHLYYPELYLLKGGYKEFYETFKPLCEPQGYVKMVHKDFQDQLQQYQKKKKNMSGQRIRKELFKPLTSTKRFSPVTTQSVLKL from the exons ATGTATTCTGCTCTGGACGAAGAGGTTCTGCAGGGTCCGGGGGGCTCCGACAGCAGCCTGGACGAGGTGCTGAGCTTCTCTCCAGATCTGGGGCtgtcacctgtcacctgcctCTCTGGGAACATGGGGCATCTCTACTGCGAGGACAG CCTCAGGAGAAAGCTGAAGTTATCCCCAGACTCCCAGCAATCAAGCCCCACGGAGACACCAAGCAGCTTGCAACAGACTGCCATGGGAACTGCTGCACTCGCAG AGTTCCCAAGTGAATTGACTCCCGTTTTAAAACCGCGGGTCTGCAATACAAG CGATTCTTCTTTTCAGTCCATCCCCTACAGGCCG AAAAAGGCGTCTAAAAAAGTGAACGCGAGAGAACATGAGAACGTACGTCGGAAGGACACACGAAAG AAAAAATCTCGCCTGAAGCTTCTAGACTTATTCCAAAGCCCAGAACTTGTTACAGGACGCCAAGGTCAGAGACCGGAAAAAGAGACACACGGAGAGGGAGCGAGGGAGAGCAACCAGGCGCGAAATACAGAATGTGCTGAGAGCAAGAGGGCTTCG ATGGATGACATCAGCCCCACATTTAATGAAGCAGGTGATGAAAGTGATGACCTCATTGGAGATTTCTCGAAA CCGTACGGCCTACCTGTAGAGAGAGGCACTCATCAGGACCTGAAATACATAACATGTAACACA ATGGCACATCTACTCGGAGGGGCGTATAGAGAGGCCGTGCAGACCTACCACCTTGTGGACTGTCGCTACCCATATGAATATGCTGGAGGACATATTAAG GGGGCTCAGAATCTATATAGAGAAGACCAGATTACAGAATACTTCCTCAACAGCCCGTCGCTTTCCCCGGGCAGAGGAGTCGTCGTCTTCCACTGTGAATTCTCTTCTGAGAGAGCGCCAAAGCT GTGTCGGATTTTAAGAAATTTAGACAGGAAAGCAAACCTGTATCCTCATCTGTACTATCCTGAGCTCTATCTCCTGAAGGGTGGATATAAGGAGTTCTACGAAACTTTTAAA CCTCTGTGTGAACCACAAGGTTACGTCAAGATGGTTCACAAGGATTTCCAAGACCAGTTGCAACAAtatcagaaaaagaaaaagaatatgTCGGGCCAAAGGATCCGAAAAGAACTGTTTAAGCCGCTGACCTCAACTAAACGCTTCAGTCCTGTTACAACGCAAAGCGTACTAAAACTATAG